Proteins encoded by one window of Lathyrus oleraceus cultivar Zhongwan6 chromosome 1, CAAS_Psat_ZW6_1.0, whole genome shotgun sequence:
- the LOC127102906 gene encoding uncharacterized protein LOC127102906, which yields MKSMKINNNYESFELKGNLIHSQVMKIKQESEKIYDWSFGQPEIKPVLREISRHISRSPLGISGQPISCEDS from the coding sequence ATGAAGAGCATGAAGATAAACAACAATTATGAAAGCTTTGAACTAAAGGGTAACCTAATTCATAGCCAAGTTATGAAGATCAAACAAGAATCGGAGAAAATCTATGATTGGTCATTTGGACAACCTGAAATAAAGCCTGTTCTAAGAGAGATTTCCCGGCATATTTCCCGGTCACCGTTGGGAATTTCCGGCCAACCCATTTCATGTGAGGATTCATAG